Below is a genomic region from Sphingomonas sp. KR3-1.
GATCCCGTAATATTCGACATAGGACGAGCGCCCCTTCGCCGCCGAGGTTACATAGGCGAAGTTGGTCGGGATCGGGACATTCACCCCCTTCTTGTTGTTCGCCGTGAGGCACGGATAGCCGGGCTGCATCACTTCCTGCAGCACGATGATATCGACGGTGGCCGACGCAGTGGTGATCGCGTTGCACTGGGCGAGCAGCCTGCTGCCATGGCCGAAGCGCAGCATGTTCTGGCTCAGGATCGTGAACGACTGCGCCGTCGCCGCGGCGGGAAGCAATGCCCCCGCCAGCGCCAGCGCACAAAGGAAGCGTTGCGCGCGCATCAGCTGTTCCCCGGCAGGAAGATGGTGAGATAATCTCCCTTGATCAGCGGCGTGTCGAAGCCGTCCCCCAGGGGCCCCGTCGCCGTTGCGCCCTTTGAGAGATCGATCTGGCCGATGTTGAAGGTCGGCATGGTCGAGTTGATCGGCGGGGCGTTCTGCTGCGCCCAGCGCTGGATGCCGAGCTGGAGGTTGCTCGTCGGAACCCCGGCCTGCATCTGATAGGCGATCGGGTCGGCGAAGCGCTGGACCAGGTTGCGCACGCTGATGCCGAGCGGCACGCGCTGCGGCGCCCCCATCATCCACACCCAGATCTCGGGCACCATCGTCACGCGGCTGGTGAAGGCGATGCTGACGATCGGATTGTTGCCCTGTGCCTGCAGGCCGCAGGCGGGCTGGCCGCCGGCGATCGCGGCGGTAGCCGCCTCGATATCGGCGAAGGTATCGGCGCCGAGCAGGACGCAGCTCAGCTGGTTCGACGATCCGTTGTTGTCGACGCTGCCCGCGCCAGCGAAATTATTGGGCCAGACCAGCCGCAAGTGCCGCCGCGCATTGCCCTGGAGCTGGAGGTCCACCGGGCCTCCCGCGGACAAGGGGCAGGCCGCCGGTGGCTGGAGCGTGATGCCGGGCGAGAATTGTGCGGAATAGCCGTCGAACGCCAGCGTCCGGTCCGGCCGCCGCACAATCTCGAAATGGCTGGCGCCCGTCGTCGTGAAGCCGTTCAGCCCCGCGCCGCCGCCGCCGGGGCCATCGCAATATTGATAGCCGGCCCAATCGATGCGCAGCGACATCCCGGGCAGCAGGTCGATGCTCTGCATCCCCGGATCAAAGCAATAATAATATCGCAGTATCTCGTCGAAGCGCAGCGGCAACGCCGCGGCGAGGCGATTGACGATCAGATCCGATGCACCCGGCAGCAGCACGGGCGTGCCCGCCGCCTCGAGTGCCTCGAGCTGTGCCCGGAAAACCTTGAACGCCAGCAGCATGTCGCCGCGCTGCGTGTCGTCCGCGCTCCAGACCGGCGCCTGGGCGACATCGACCTTGACCGCAGGCAGCGGCGACTGGCCGGCCGCGTTCATAATGCTGAGCGCAAAGACACTCTGCGTCGTCGGCGCCGGCGTCGGCAGCGTCACGCTGGGCAAGGTCACCGAGCCGGCCGGCGCGTTCGGCGCGACCGGGCCGACCACAAAGATGCTGACTGCGCTGCCCGCAGTGAGCGCGCTCGGCACCAGATAGGGGCCGACGGCCGTCTGCCCGCCAAAGCTGCTGGTTACACCATATTGGCCGGCGGGCATGCCAGTTCTCCGGCTGCTTCGCCGAGGCCCGTTCCGGCATCGGCGATCACATAGGTGACGGTGGGACTGAAGGTCTGCGCATTACGCACACCGTAGGAGAGCAGCACCACGCTGGTGCCCGACGCCAGGCCATAGGCGATCACCGGGCTGCCCGGCGACCAGCTCCACGACATGTTGATCGTGCCGCCGCTGGCCGGCACGAGGATGATAACCCCTCCCGCGCTGCTGAAGGTCGAGCCGCTTGCATTGACATAGGTGCTCTGCCCCGCGCCCAGCACGGTGCCGGGAGTCGGTGATGCGCCGACCCAGCTGCCACCGGTCAGCATGCCCTGGCTGATCCCGAGATCGACCGAGGACCCGTTCTGGACATCAATGGTGATCACCATCCCCTGCCCGCTTTCGAGCATGTGTTCGCACGGCTCAGCCAAGATCCCCGCTCCCCGGTAGCGGCGCGCCGCCGGAGCGGCGCGCCGTCAGTTCGGTCAATCAGCAGGCGCCGCCGCTCGCCTTCAGCGAGGCGGCGTGCTCAAACGCCTTGGTCAGCGACTGGGTGTCACTGATATAGACCTGGAGGGTCGGGTTGTTGGTCTGGGTGTTGATCACCTGCGAGGTCACCGACAGGCCGACCAGCGAGGTGCTGCTGGTGCTGCCGGTCACGCCCAGCCCATGCGGCCAGGACCAGGTGATGGTGATCGTGCCGCCCGAGGCAGGCGCCAGCTGGATCTGGCCGCCCAGCGCAGTGAAGATGTTGGTCGCGCCGTCGGCGAAGCTATCCTGGCCCGCGCTGATCACGTTGCCGGGCACCGGCCCGGGACCGACCCAATTGCCACCGGTCAGCTGCGACGAGCCGATGCCGACATCGCTATCGCTGCCGTTGTTGATCTGAATGGTGATCTGACGAACCACACCGTTACTAGCCATTTCCTCAACTCCCCTGCTCTACGGGCATGCCGACCAACATCGCGACGGGCAGATCCACACCGGCTTTCGATGTACAAATACCCGCATGCCCAACTTAAAATAAAATACGCAACCAAGCTGCCGCGCGGACCATAGGTCACCGACCTCGTTTAATTGCGATGTACTATTCGGTAACTCGACTCGAAGCTTGCATGATTTACATGCAGGTTCAAGCAATTAAGTGTTATGAAGCAGTTTACCCACTTATCCATTGATCAAAATCAACAATATTTGTTACATGAAATATACTTCACATATCGATCAACGACGCACACACCTCATACCCGAAGAAAAACTTCGCGTGACAGGCGCAAGACATCGGCCGACGCGATCCAACATGGATTGCTCGGTGAAGATACTTCTCGTCGTATAATTCTGTTGATCGCCGCTTGGCGCGGCTTTCCCCGATCCGATGCGCCTAGTCTGTTCCTCGGGCGAACCGATTGCAAGCCGACGCCACCGAGACGGACCAAAATTATTGGCCGGATCTACGTCGCTGCCCGCCGCCCACGCGTGGACAACTTTCACAATAGTCTCAGCCATTTGCAGAGACGACGCGGCGATTCGCTTTCTATCGCGCTTATCTGCGGACGAACCGCGCGCGATAGTCGGGCAGGTCGAAGCTGAAATCGTCGCGCTTCAGCTGGCCGGCGCCGAAGAGCCCGGCCATGCCGTCCAGCATTTCGGCCGCGCCACCGCGGGCGACGCGCCGAGAAGGAAGACGATGGCGAAAAGCAGGCGGCGCATCATCGGGACCTCATAGGCGGGGGAGCGGGCAGGTGATTGGCGGCGAGGACCAACGTGGCGACTTCCGCCGCGTCGGCAGGCGCGAGCGAACCGGGATCGTCCTGCGGCATTGAGAGCCGGACCTTGGCAGCGAGCGCCGCCTCGCGCCCACGCCACTTCGCCTGGAAGCGCGCGCCGACCAGCGCGGGCATCTCGTCGACGCCTTCCAGCGCCCGGCCATGGCATGCGGCACAGCGCGCGGCATAGACCGCACGACCATGCTCCAGTCCATCGCCGGGCCGCCCCGGCGCGGTCGCGCAAAGCAGGGCGCCCGCGCCGAGCAGCAGCAAGGGTGGCGCCACCCGCATCACTTCACCTGCTTGCGCGTGCCCTTTTCCTGCAGCGGCTGCGCCTGCTCCGCGCCAGGCACGGGCGGGTTGGGCAGGTTCGCCGCGGCATAGGTCGCGCGTTCGAGCATCGCCGCGGTGCCGGGGAGCGGCGGGAACTTGCCCAGCGGCTGATCGAAGCGGAAGGCGGCGGTGAGGTCGCCGAACGCCTGCCGGCGCCAGTCGCTGATATTGGGCTCGCGGACCCCGGTGACCTGCTCGCAGAACTGCAGCACCGAGGTGTGATCGAAATTCTGGCTGCACACCCAGCCACCCGCCGTCCAGGGCGAGACGAGGATGCACGGCACGCGGAAGCCGCCGCCGATCGGCAGGTCGCCGACGAATTCGTGCGGCGTGCCGGCCGGCGGCACCGGCGGCGGCACGTGATCGAACAGCCCGTCATTCTCGTCATAGTTGAGGATGAAGACGGTTTTCGCCCACACCTCGGGATTGGCGGCGAGCTCGTTCAGCCGGTCGGCGATGAACTTGGCGCCGGCCGCCGGCATGTGTTCGGGATGCTCGTTCGCCTCTGCGCTCGGCATGATCCACGAGATCGCGGGCAGGCGATCGTGGAGCACATCGTGCGCGAAGGCGCCTTCGTCGGTATCCGGGATACCCTTCATCGCCAGCGGCGAGTCCGCCGACGCGTCGCGGAACTGGGCGAAATATTTGAACAGATTGTGCGCGCGCTTGCCCTGCTCGCCATATTGATAGACCCGCCATGGCACGCCCGCCGCCTCGAGCCGCTCGGCATAGGTGGTCCAGCGAAAGCCCTCGGGCGGGGCCTTGTTGCTGATCACCGGGCCGCCGCCGGTGGCATCGGGATCGATCATCCCGGTCATCCAGTAGAGCCGGTTCGGCCAGGTCGGCCCCATCACCGAGCAGTGATAGGCGTCGCAGAGCGTGAACGCCTCGGCCAGCGCGTAATGGAAAGGGATGTCCTCGCGGGTGAAATAGCCCATCGTATAGGGGCCGTCGGTGCCATCGGCCGCGCGGTGCGCCGGCAGCCACTGGTCCATCCGGCCCCCGTTCCAGGCCTGGTGCTGCACCTTCCAGGCGTGGCTGGTCGACGGCAGCTTCTGCGCGTTGGTCGTCCGGGTATCGAGGTGGAACGGTAGCAGGTGGCCCGCCGGGTTCTCGGCATCGGGCTGGTGGAACACGTTCCTGCCGCCCGGCAGCACCAGCGCCTTCGGATCGCCAAAGCCGCGCACGCCCGAGAGCGTGCCGAAATAATGATCGAAGGAGCGATTCTCCTGCATCAGCATCACGACATGCTTGATGTCTTTGATCGAGCCGGTCCGGCTGGGCGCCTGTGCCAGCGCCTTCTGCACATTGGGCGGCATCAGCGTCGACGCGGCAGCGATCGAGGCGAGCTGGGCGCCGCTGGTGACGAGGCGGCGGCGCGTGATCAGGGATTGGTCGGCCATGCGGGAAGCTCCGATCGGGCGGTTAGAAGCGGGCGCGGATGCCGAACGTGCCGGTGCGGCCGTTCTGGACGAAGATGGCGCTGTGGTTGGGAACGCTGGTCGAGCTGGTCGCCAGGTCGCCCGGGACCATCACGTTATAGGGCTGGTCGAGCAGGTTGTTGACCGAGAAATAGGCTTCCCAGTGCTTGATCAGCTTGATTCGGCCGGAGACGCTGAGATCGGTGCGCGCCTGGAACCAGCTGGGCGTCGTCGAGCGGTATTTGTCGTCGTTCCACAGCAGGTTGATATAGAGCCGCACCGGCCCCTTCTCGTACATCAGCGCCGCCGAGCCGATATTCTTGCCGACGCGGGTGATCGGCTGGCTCGGTTCGTTGTGCATGAAGGCGCCGCGGACCGACAGGCCGTCGAACGGCGCCGGCAGCCAGCTGAAAGCATGCTGGAACGACGCCTCGATGCCCTTGATGCTCACCACGCCGAGCTGGCGGTAGGTGGTGTAGGTATAGCCGGCATAGCTCGGATCTTCGGCATAGCCGGCAGCGGGGGCGCCGACCTCGTCCGCGCTCAGCCCTTCCTGCAGGTCGGCCAGGCCGTCGATCCGGTTGTAGTAGAAGCCGATCGTCGCTAGGCCGACCGACTTGAAATAATGCGAGGCGCGCAGCGAGACATTGTCCGACATCGCCGGGGTCAGCCCAGGATTGGGCACCGAGATCACCTTGTTGGCATCGTCCACCGTCGCACTGCCGGCGATCGCGTTCAGGCCCGGGCGCAGGATGGTACGGCTATAGCCGGCCTCCATGTCGGTGCTGCGGCCGAGCGTGAGCTTGGCCGAGGCACTCGGGTAGAACTTGAAGTAATTGCCCTTCACTTCCCCATAGCCATTGGTCTGGAACTGATAGTCGACGCAGGGGATCGTCGTGGCGATGCCGGTGGAGGCGGTGACCGCGCACTTCACCCCGCCGACCGTCGCTGCCTTCACTTCGGTGGCCGAGAGCGGCGACCAGCCCCAGCTGGTATTGGCGGTCCATTCGGCGCGCAGGCCCGCGCGCAGCTTGAGCTTGCCGATGTTCGCCGTCGCCATCGCATAGGCAGCCTTGATGTTCTCCTCGAACCGGGTGTTGTTGGAGTAATTGGCCGCCGCATAGTTCGCCGCGGTCAGCGTGTGCGTCCATAGCGTCGGGTTGCTGGCAAAGAGCCGGTAGAGCTTGCCCAGGTCGATCGTCGGGATGATGCTCGAGCCCGAGAGCGTGGTGATGCTTGCGCCGCTCTTGTCCCACTGCGCCCGCATCTCCGGATTGCTCATCGCCGCGAGGAACTCGGCGTTCGTCATCGGGCCGGTATAGGTGTATAGGTTGTTCCCCGAGTCATCGCCGAACCGGTAGACGGTGTCGGTGATCTTGAGGCCCGCCTTGAAGCTGACCGGCACCGCGCCGAACTGCGCGTCATAACTGGCATTCAGCCCGCCCGACTTCTCGTAGATAAAGGCATTGGCGCCGCTGGTGGTGCGGATCTGCGGCGCGGCGGAGAGCGTGTAGGACGCGGCATTGCTCCAGTCCGGCCCGCTCACCTGCGTGCTGTTCCAGTCGGTATAGGCCAGGCTCGAACTGCCGCGCACCGAGGAGAAATTGCCCGTCGACGTCACCGTCGGGATGAAGGAGACCACCTGCCCCTGGTGCGGCGTGTCGTAATAGGATTGCGAGTCCGAATAGGCGAAATAGCCGTCGACATGCGCATTGCCGCGGTTCCACGCGAAGCTCGGCGCGATGATGTTGCCCTTGTTGACCTTGTACTGGGTCGAATCGGCGCTCTGGATGGTCTTGGTCGCCGCGGGATTGAGCGTGGTGTAGTTGCTGAGGATATCGCCGCTCACCCCGATGGTCCGAGCGCCGGTAGTCAGCGTGACGTCGGTGGTGTTCTGGTAGACGTCGCCGCGGAAAGCGATGCCGAGCAGTGACACGGTCAGGCGATCGTCGGCCTTGAAGTCGAGCATCAGCGAGCCGGTGCGCCGCGTCGTCTGGCGGGCCGACATCTCATATTCCATCGCAGTGAAGGCGAGCGGGTCCGGGCTCTTCGCCGTCGGCACATAGTTGCGGCTCATCGTGATCTGCTCACGCTCGATATAGCTGTTGTTGTAGCCGAGCGAGGCCATCACGCCGAGGCGGCGATCGAAGAAGCTGTTGGCGTAGAACAGCGAGGCCTCGGGCAGGAAGCGGCGGTTGCCGAAGCCCTGCGGATCGGGGCCGGTGTTCCTGTTGCCGTCGAGCATGTTCTCGTGGGTGAAGCCGCCGACCGAGAGCACCAGCGCCGCCTTCTTGCGGTCATAGGCGTGCTTGGTGCGCAGATCGATGATGCCCGCCGGCGCATCGGCGTTGTTGTCGGCGCTGACCGTCTTGTAGACCGTCACCGAATCGATCGCCGACATCGAGATCGATTCATAGCTGAAGATCCGCGCCGCCGCGGCCGAATTGGCATAGCCCGAAGGCGCGTTGGCATTGGCGGAGACCACGTCCATGCCGTTCAGCTGGGTGCGGGTATATTCCGCCGGCAGGCCGCGCAGAAAGGCATAGAGCGCGGTGCCGTTGGTGCCGTCGACATCGACGCCCGGCATGTACTTCAGGAACTCGGCCGGGTTTCCGCCGGCGATGTCGCCATAGGCTTCGGTGGACAGCACATCGACGATGTTCATCGACTTGCGTTGCGCCATGATGTCCTGCGCATAATCCTCGCGCGCGCCGTTGACGACAATCGCGCTGCTCGCCTGCTCGCCCTCGGCCCCGCCTTCGCTCAGGCTGAAATCGAGCCTGGCAGTCCTGCGCGGCTGCACCTGCACTTCGGCCGCCTCGGTGGCATAGCCGGTGAAGTGCGCAGTCACCGTCGCCGGGCCGGCGGGCACGTCGTTGAACCGGTAGGCGCCAGCATCGCCCGACGTGACCGTGCGGCGCTCGCCGTTCGCCGCAACGAGGTCGACCACCGCGGCGCGGAGATACTCGCCGCTCGCCGGCGTGCTCACCTGGCCGGCGACGGTGCCGCGGCCGCTGACCTGCGCGCTCGGCGGACGGGCCGGACCGCGGCGCGAGCGCAGCGTGACCACCTGGCCGTCATCGCTGACG
It encodes:
- a CDS encoding c-type cytochrome produces the protein MRVAPPLLLLGAGALLCATAPGRPGDGLEHGRAVYAARCAACHGRALEGVDEMPALVGARFQAKWRGREAALAAKVRLSMPQDDPGSLAPADAAEVATLVLAANHLPAPPPMRSR
- a CDS encoding alkaline phosphatase family protein, encoding MADQSLITRRRLVTSGAQLASIAAASTLMPPNVQKALAQAPSRTGSIKDIKHVVMLMQENRSFDHYFGTLSGVRGFGDPKALVLPGGRNVFHQPDAENPAGHLLPFHLDTRTTNAQKLPSTSHAWKVQHQAWNGGRMDQWLPAHRAADGTDGPYTMGYFTREDIPFHYALAEAFTLCDAYHCSVMGPTWPNRLYWMTGMIDPDATGGGPVISNKAPPEGFRWTTYAERLEAAGVPWRVYQYGEQGKRAHNLFKYFAQFRDASADSPLAMKGIPDTDEGAFAHDVLHDRLPAISWIMPSAEANEHPEHMPAAGAKFIADRLNELAANPEVWAKTVFILNYDENDGLFDHVPPPVPPAGTPHEFVGDLPIGGGFRVPCILVSPWTAGGWVCSQNFDHTSVLQFCEQVTGVREPNISDWRRQAFGDLTAAFRFDQPLGKFPPLPGTAAMLERATYAAANLPNPPVPGAEQAQPLQEKGTRKQVK
- a CDS encoding outer membrane beta-barrel protein produces the protein MVSRNVILSSTAIMAALAIAAPAHAQVRSFDVPAAPAVKAIPEFARQAQIQVIASARDLAGVRTPAIKGSLDARAALRRLIAGTPLEIVSDDGQVVTLRSRRGPARPPSAQVSGRGTVAGQVSTPASGEYLRAAVVDLVAANGERRTVTSGDAGAYRFNDVPAGPATVTAHFTGYATEAAEVQVQPRRTARLDFSLSEGGAEGEQASSAIVVNGAREDYAQDIMAQRKSMNIVDVLSTEAYGDIAGGNPAEFLKYMPGVDVDGTNGTALYAFLRGLPAEYTRTQLNGMDVVSANANAPSGYANSAAAARIFSYESISMSAIDSVTVYKTVSADNNADAPAGIIDLRTKHAYDRKKAALVLSVGGFTHENMLDGNRNTGPDPQGFGNRRFLPEASLFYANSFFDRRLGVMASLGYNNSYIEREQITMSRNYVPTAKSPDPLAFTAMEYEMSARQTTRRTGSLMLDFKADDRLTVSLLGIAFRGDVYQNTTDVTLTTGARTIGVSGDILSNYTTLNPAATKTIQSADSTQYKVNKGNIIAPSFAWNRGNAHVDGYFAYSDSQSYYDTPHQGQVVSFIPTVTSTGNFSSVRGSSSLAYTDWNSTQVSGPDWSNAASYTLSAAPQIRTTSGANAFIYEKSGGLNASYDAQFGAVPVSFKAGLKITDTVYRFGDDSGNNLYTYTGPMTNAEFLAAMSNPEMRAQWDKSGASITTLSGSSIIPTIDLGKLYRLFASNPTLWTHTLTAANYAAANYSNNTRFEENIKAAYAMATANIGKLKLRAGLRAEWTANTSWGWSPLSATEVKAATVGGVKCAVTASTGIATTIPCVDYQFQTNGYGEVKGNYFKFYPSASAKLTLGRSTDMEAGYSRTILRPGLNAIAGSATVDDANKVISVPNPGLTPAMSDNVSLRASHYFKSVGLATIGFYYNRIDGLADLQEGLSADEVGAPAAGYAEDPSYAGYTYTTYRQLGVVSIKGIEASFQHAFSWLPAPFDGLSVRGAFMHNEPSQPITRVGKNIGSAALMYEKGPVRLYINLLWNDDKYRSTTPSWFQARTDLSVSGRIKLIKHWEAYFSVNNLLDQPYNVMVPGDLATSSTSVPNHSAIFVQNGRTGTFGIRARF